One window from the genome of Microcebus murinus isolate Inina chromosome X, M.murinus_Inina_mat1.0, whole genome shotgun sequence encodes:
- the IL3RA gene encoding interleukin-3 receptor subunit alpha, with amino-acid sequence MAALWLAMLLTPACCLLPTGPDPNAPIKNLRMDPETKRLTWDLSGNVTRISCTRESRPPVRAVNNSYCFFAWSSPCKATNYTVTVTHPPFSTWILFPEPGDTPGAAAENLSCRVHDVDVLTCAWAAGRAAPRDVQYELYLEDGKTLARHRCARYNTDARGTHVGCRFDDISRVSGYLQAFLFVVTGSSGAARVPCTEIFKPLCEIEKLTPPNITAECNQTHAFMEWKMLSHFNRDFNYELQIQKSAGAAAMETVNVKEHTSFMLPNPGSYTVRIRVREEFNRLLSEWSAPRRFVCDPEEDAHTRSLRTSLLAVLGALLALLLALLVCRRFSLMQRLLPPIPRMKDPIGDDFPHDKLMPWEASREDAEEDCAVAEVQLAKET; translated from the exons ATCCAAACGCGCCGATCAAGAACTTGCGGATGGACCCGGAAACTAAACGGCTGACCTGGGACCTTAGTGGCAATGTCACCAGGATTAGTTGTACGAGAGAATCAAGACCACCCGTGCGG GCGGTCAACAACAGCTATTGCTTCTTTGCGTGGAGCTCCCCGTGCAAAGCCACGAACTACACGGTCACGGTGACCCACCCGCCATTCTCCACGTGGATCCTGTTCCCCGAGCCAG GCGACACACCCGGCGCAGCCGCGGAGAACCTGTCCTGCCGGGTGCACGACGTGGATGTCCTGACGTGCGCGTGGGCGGCGGGCCGGGCGGCCCCCCGGGACGTGCAGTACGAGCTCTACCTGGAGGACGGGAA GACCTTGGCGCGGCACAGGTGTGCGCGCTACAACACGGACGCCCGGGGAACACACGTGGGCTGTCGCTTCGACGACATCTCCAGAGTGTCCGGCTACCTCCAAGCCTTCCTGTTCGTGGTTACCGGCAGCAGCGGAGCCGCCCGCGTCCCCTGCACGGAGATTTTCAAGCCGCTGTGTGAAATCG AGAAATTAACTCCTCCCAACATTACCGCCGAGTGTAATCAAACGCATGCTTTCATGGAGTGGAAAATGTTAAGCCATTTCAATCGCGATTTTAACTACGAACTTCAGATACAGAAG AGCGCGGGGGCTGCAGCCATGGAAACG gtaaaCGTGAAAGAACACACCTCCTTCATGCTCCCCAATCCTGGCTCCTACACGGTGAGAATCAGAGTGCGGGAGGAGTTTAACCGACTCCTGAGCGAGTGGAGTGCGCCCCGGCGCTTTG tgtgTGACCCAGAGGAGGACGCGCACACCCGTTCCTTGCGGACATCACTGCTGGCCGTGCTGGGCGCGCTGCTGGCCCTGCTGCTGGCGCTGCTCGTCTGCAGACG gttCTCGCTGATGCAGAGACTCTTGCCCCCCATCCCCCGCATGAAGGACCCCATCGGCGACGACTTCCCGCACGACAAGCTG ATGCCCTGGGAGGCCAGCAGAGAGGACGCGGAGGAGGACTGCGCGGTGGCGGAGGTGCAGCTCGCGAAGGAGACGTGA
- the SLC25A6 gene encoding ADP/ATP translocase 3: MTEQAISFAKDFLAGGIAAAISKTAVAPIERVKLLLQVQHASKQIAADKQYKGIVDCIVRIPKEQGMLSFWRGNLANVIRYFPTQALNFAFKDKYKQIFLGGVDKHTQFWRYFAGNLASGGAAGATSLCFVYPLDFARTRLAADVGKSGTEREFKGLGDCLVKITKSDGIRGLYQGFNVSVQGIIIYRAAYFGVYDTAKGMLPDPKNTHIVVSWMIAQTVTAVAGVVSYPFDTVRRRMMMQSGRKGADIMYKGTVDCWRKIFRDEGGKAFFKGAWSNVLRGMGGAFVLVLYDELKKVI; this comes from the exons ATGACGGAACAGGCCATCTCCTTCGCCAAGGACTTCCTGGCCGGCGGCATCGCCGCCGCCATCTCCAAGACGGCCGTGGCCCCGATCGAGCGGGTCAAGCTGCTGCTGCAG GTGCAGCACGCCAGCAAGCAGATCGCGGCCGACAAGCAGTACAAGGGCATCGTGGACTGCATCGTGCGCATCCCCAAGGAGCAGGGGATGCTGTCCTTCTGGAGGGGCAACCTGGCCAACGTCATCCGCTACTTCCCCACGCAAGCCCTCAACTTCGCCTTCAAGGATAAGTACAAGCAGATCTTCCTGGGGGGCGTGGACAAGCACACGCAGTTCTGGAGGTATTTCGCGGGCAACCTGGCCTCCGGAGGGGCGGCCGGGGCCACGTCCCTCTGCTTCGTGTACCCGCTGGATTTCGCCAGGACGCGCCTGGCCGCCGACGTGGGGAAGTCGGGCACCGAGCGCGAGTTCAAGGGCCTGGGGGACTGTCTGGTGAAGATCACCAAGTCCGACGGCATCCGGGGCCTGTATCAGGGCTTCAACGTCTCGGTGCAGGGCATCATCATCTACCGCGCCGCCTACTTTGGCGTGTACGACACGGCCAAAG GCATGCTCCCCGACCCCAAGAACACGCACATCGTGGTGAGCTGGATGATAGCGCAGACGGTGACGGCCGTGGCCGGCGTGGTCTCCTACCCCTTCGACACCGTGCGGCGGCGCATGATGATGCAGTCTGGGCGCAAAGGAG CTGACATCATGTACAAGGGGACCGTGGACTGCTGGAGGAAGATCTTCAGAGACGAGGGCGGCAAAGCCTTCTTCAAGGGCGCCTGGTCCAACGTCCTCAGGGGCATGGGCGGGGCCTTCGTGCTGGTCCTGTACGACGAGCTGAAGAAAGTCATCTAA